In one Mycobacterium heckeshornense genomic region, the following are encoded:
- a CDS encoding Fur family transcriptional regulator: MTGPSALDAAVTERIGELLRAHGLRRMASRIAVLAVIEPVNGHLSVAEIHHRLREAAPAGLTPPDLATVYRTVTTLVDQGVLHALTLENGVTTYGLAADPHHHAVCTRCGAIIEVPARRLSAALEHAMAGSSFALSERAGLTLHGLCPRCQAAGD; encoded by the coding sequence GTGACCGGTCCATCGGCGTTGGACGCGGCCGTCACGGAGCGGATCGGCGAACTGTTGCGTGCGCACGGGCTGCGGCGCATGGCGTCGCGGATCGCGGTGCTGGCGGTGATCGAACCGGTCAACGGCCACCTATCGGTGGCGGAGATCCATCATCGGCTGCGCGAGGCCGCTCCGGCCGGGCTGACACCGCCCGACTTGGCGACGGTCTACCGAACGGTGACGACGCTGGTGGACCAGGGAGTGCTGCACGCGCTGACGCTCGAGAACGGCGTCACGACCTACGGATTGGCCGCAGACCCACACCATCACGCGGTGTGCACCCGCTGCGGAGCGATCATCGAAGTGCCCGCACGACGGCTGAGTGCGGCGCTCGAGCACGCGATGGCGGGCAGCTCCTTCGCGCTCTCGGAGCGGGCGGGGCTGACCCTGCACGGGCTCTGCCCGCGATGTCAGGCCGCCGGAGACTGA